Sequence from the Fusarium oxysporum Fo47 chromosome VI, complete sequence genome:
TAGCGGCCTGCTCATCCTCCTTCCAGCTCTTGGCGACATCTGCAGCGAGAGGGTCATCCGGGTTAGGAGCACCGAGGAGGGCCTGGATCGACAAGAGGATAGTTCGGATCTGAAGAGCGGGAGACCAGTTATCTGCAGTGTTTGTGAGCTTGGCCGTTCCAGACATGTATGCATCCTGATATGCAACCCACTCTTGAGGACATCGAGGCAAATACGACCAAGCTTATCGACGTTTGGGTGGAAAATCTTGGTCAGGAATCGAATCTTGGGAGGAGTCATTGGATAATCGTCGGggaggaagagctcgaggctgAAAACACCACCTGAAATTTCGATTAGTCGGCAAATCAATCTGTAGTGACACAAAACATACCCTCATACGGAGACTGGGCGGGACCGTGAATTTGGACATCGAAATATCGGAGGTTATCCTCGTGAGGAACGGCACTGATTCCTGGAACACTGTATCGCGACGAGTGTTAGGTTACGAAGTCAAGGCGCAAGACATGTAGCCTCGGGGATGACCTACGGCTCGGCCA
This genomic interval carries:
- a CDS encoding ubiquitin-conjugating enzyme/RWD-like protein, translated to MALPKRIIKETERLMAEPVPGISAVPHEDNLRYFDVQIHGPAQSPYEGGVFSLELFLPDDYPMTPPKIRFLTKIFHPNVDKLGRICLDVLKNNWSPALQIRTILLSIQALLGAPNPDDPLAADVAKSWKEDEQAAIATAKEWTAQYAKP